One Aneurinibacillus migulanus genomic region harbors:
- a CDS encoding leucine-rich repeat domain-containing protein translates to MVFDKVYFNRNFRFINIDPDIGVIDIEDIKRQEIDSVSVSHESIKHKFENIKKLNDISDIRGLRLNSYDYRSLNELKNYSSLEYFNFFGKTDEVIPFAELHSLWCVYLNYDRKTCSSIFQNKNLEYLFIDNYIGDSSEEFNIFTKAKRIGLVKNKILEFEVLKHMPFLEHLGIGYNSKITSIKWIEEGKSLTSIGFQNCKNIKDWSSIGNVSSIEKIIIESCGEIPSLDFLHQLPNLQEVRIIGTTSIGDGKIKDLMNHKTLKYLFLPIKKDYDIILADLESFNNN, encoded by the coding sequence ATGGTTTTCGACAAAGTTTATTTTAATAGGAACTTTAGGTTTATTAACATAGATCCAGACATAGGGGTAATTGATATTGAAGATATAAAAAGGCAAGAAATAGACAGTGTGTCCGTTTCACATGAGAGTATAAAACACAAGTTTGAGAATATAAAAAAACTCAATGATATTTCAGATATTAGAGGGCTTAGGTTAAACTCTTATGATTATAGATCCTTAAATGAACTTAAAAATTATAGTTCATTAGAATATTTTAATTTTTTCGGGAAAACTGATGAAGTAATTCCTTTTGCAGAGCTACATTCATTGTGGTGTGTGTACTTAAATTATGATAGAAAAACTTGTAGTTCAATTTTTCAAAACAAAAATCTAGAGTACTTATTTATTGACAATTATATTGGCGATTCATCTGAAGAATTCAATATATTTACAAAAGCTAAAAGAATAGGGCTAGTAAAAAATAAAATATTAGAATTTGAAGTTCTTAAGCACATGCCTTTCTTAGAGCACTTAGGAATAGGTTATAATTCAAAAATTACTTCTATAAAGTGGATTGAAGAGGGAAAATCATTAACTTCGATAGGATTTCAAAATTGCAAAAATATTAAGGATTGGAGTTCAATTGGAAATGTTTCTAGCATAGAAAAAATAATAATTGAGAGTTGTGGTGAAATCCCTTCATTAGATTTTCTTCATCAGCTACCTAATTTACAAGAAGTTCGTATTATCGGAACAACAAGTATTGGAGATGGAAAAATAAAAGATCTAATGAATCATAAGACCCTGAAATATTTATTTTTACCTATTAAGAAAGACTACGATATCATACTAGCTGACTTAGAGAGTTTTAACAATAACTAG
- a CDS encoding response regulator transcription factor, which produces MALILIVEDEMPINILINRNLELVGHECVSVYDGEAVLEIIQKYTFDLILLDIMLPKMNGYEVLEIVKEMDIPVIFLTSKSSLSDRVKGLTLGADDYIVKPFEMLELQARVEAVLRRTNKEQRSFVLNNIRIDLDGRQAFLNNELVDITPQEFDLLVALIRNRNIALSRERLLRLAWGYDFEGDTRTVDVHITKLRKKLGLDNYIKTVYKLGYRLEMLD; this is translated from the coding sequence ATGGCATTAATCTTAATTGTTGAGGATGAAATGCCTATCAATATTTTAATTAACAGAAATCTAGAACTAGTAGGTCATGAGTGTGTATCTGTATATGATGGTGAAGCTGTGCTTGAAATCATACAAAAGTACACTTTTGATTTAATATTATTGGATATAATGCTACCTAAAATGAATGGTTATGAAGTTTTAGAGATAGTAAAAGAAATGGACATACCCGTTATCTTTCTTACATCAAAAAGCTCTCTTTCAGACCGAGTTAAGGGTCTGACATTAGGTGCTGACGATTATATTGTAAAACCTTTTGAAATGTTAGAATTACAAGCAAGAGTTGAAGCTGTGCTTCGTCGAACAAATAAAGAGCAAAGGTCTTTTGTACTGAATAATATTCGAATAGATTTAGATGGTCGACAAGCCTTTCTTAATAATGAATTGGTTGATATTACCCCGCAAGAGTTTGATTTGCTGGTGGCTTTGATTAGAAACCGTAATATTGCTCTTTCACGTGAGAGGCTATTGAGGTTGGCATGGGGCTATGATTTTGAAGGTGACACAAGAACGGTTGATGTTCATATCACAAAGTTGAGAAAAAAACTGGGTTTAGATAATTACATAAAGACAGTATATAAATTGGGATATAGACTGGAGATGTTGGATTGA
- a CDS encoding DUF7660 family protein, translated as MEFYEKTEQVTTKNQFLEFLNLLNKDFKLNVDEWENKSIDNYLEAIESWIEEMEGYYKNNNLPVPNNIDWNFLATIFYVGKIYE; from the coding sequence ATGGAATTTTATGAAAAAACCGAACAAGTAACTACAAAGAATCAATTTTTGGAGTTTTTAAATTTGCTTAATAAGGATTTTAAACTTAATGTTGATGAATGGGAAAATAAATCTATTGATAACTATCTTGAAGCAATTGAATCATGGATAGAGGAGATGGAAGGTTACTATAAGAACAATAACTTACCAGTACCAAATAACATTGACTGGAATTTCTTAGCCACCATTTTTTATGTAGGTAAAATTTATGAGTAA
- a CDS encoding transposase gives MTRKKYSLNFKKQVIKEVQKTGSITAVARRYELSANMVGRWKKEREAW, from the coding sequence ATGACACGAAAAAAGTATTCGTTAAATTTCAAGAAACAGGTAATAAAAGAAGTACAAAAAACAGGAAGCATTACAGCTGTTGCTCGTCGTTACGAATTATCAGCAAACATGGTCGGGCGTTGGAAAAAAGAACGGGAAGCATGGTGA
- a CDS encoding GIY-YIG nuclease family protein, translating to MKGNIIKEIGFDEITRTYERSQAGLVQRIHRPGDRWTAYQHDGLGNVIRADYYDDTWETFGYDKIRDGITKWYVDKANNLYTRLRQHLGTGNLTSSQLKSLQVLVIPRGKEADFFKAEAGMIKAFEDAGEDLANKKS from the coding sequence ATGAAAGGGAATATCATTAAGGAAATCGGCTTTGATGAAATTACAAGAACGTATGAACGAAGTCAGGCAGGATTGGTTCAGAGAATTCATCGTCCAGGTGATCGTTGGACAGCGTATCAGCACGACGGCCTAGGGAATGTCATTCGGGCTGATTATTATGATGATACCTGGGAGACGTTTGGCTATGACAAAATAAGAGATGGTATCACGAAATGGTATGTTGATAAGGCTAATAACTTATATACAAGATTAAGACAACATTTAGGTACAGGTAATTTAACGTCATCACAGTTGAAATCCTTACAGGTATTGGTAATTCCTCGTGGTAAAGAAGCAGATTTTTTCAAAGCAGAGGCAGGTATGATAAAAGCTTTTGAAGATGCAGGCGAAGATCTTGCAAATAAAAAGTCCTGA
- the tnpA gene encoding IS66 family insertion sequence element accessory protein TnpA gives MPNTAKEIEGKQAIVAECRASDMTAKEWCELKGIKYTRYVTWATTVNRGNQKDAPTAG, from the coding sequence TTGCCAAATACAGCTAAAGAGATAGAAGGGAAACAAGCCATTGTTGCCGAATGCAGAGCCAGCGATATGACAGCAAAGGAATGGTGTGAATTAAAGGGCATTAAATACACCCGGTATGTCACCTGGGCCACAACAGTGAACCGTGGAAACCAAAAGGATGCACCAACAGCGGGCTGA
- a CDS encoding DUF2750 domain-containing protein, with translation MDKGFESSPEFKAMIKKSARDRYIYSVKRIADWEEAWSLKLNDGFVTTSDKEGNLSMPIWPFKEYAMKCIGDEWEDCKTQKIHLNTLLEEILTNLSEEGTYVVVFKVPEDPEFARVSADDFKNNLLYECS, from the coding sequence ATGGATAAGGGATTTGAATCAAGTCCAGAGTTTAAAGCCATGATAAAAAAATCAGCTAGAGATAGATATATTTACTCTGTAAAGCGTATTGCAGACTGGGAAGAGGCGTGGTCTTTGAAATTAAATGATGGGTTTGTTACAACTTCAGATAAAGAGGGAAATCTATCTATGCCTATTTGGCCATTTAAAGAGTATGCTATGAAATGTATAGGAGACGAATGGGAGGACTGTAAAACACAAAAAATACATTTAAATACACTTTTAGAAGAAATCTTAACTAACCTGTCAGAAGAAGGAACGTATGTAGTTGTATTCAAAGTTCCTGAAGATCCAGAATTTGCAAGGGTATCTGCGGATGACTTTAAAAATAATTTATTATATGAATGTTCTTAA
- a CDS encoding sensor histidine kinase codes for MKFRTFIATFTLFLIVFFSSLFFISVFIFNNQMNIIKERGINEHYFISSSFGKDLMAIVDRGGNLDDALEQLFNFYTEYYQKQGVFLELLSQGKIVYSNLPERSSELTSYSIESGIRKAAFHHIDDRVYFKIVGELPGTDNRFSIQYLHDISDNLKTWQKTQRILLLVGIIFTIILAASLQLILSRVFEPLDMVSTASRKIANGQYDDRIIVSGRNELAEMAGSFNNMAEEIQRRITQLAEASEQKQQFVDNLAHEIRTPLTSVYGFAEYIQKATISDEEKIFAASYIMSESQYMLNISNRLLELATLRNQLIKMKVVDVNSLFEHSQKSLAAKLAENQISLKWKIDIDSLYGDKDLLQSLLVNFTDNAIKACNPGGVIVWNAYIENGCRVLSVQDNGWGIPQNEINKLTEPFYRVDKSRNRAKGGVGLGLSICEQIAHCHNAVLSIESLPKVGTTVKLTFTSS; via the coding sequence TTGAAGTTCAGAACATTTATTGCAACCTTTACTTTATTTTTGATAGTATTCTTCTCCAGCCTATTTTTTATTTCAGTTTTTATTTTTAACAATCAGATGAATATTATAAAGGAACGTGGAATAAATGAACATTATTTTATTTCATCATCTTTCGGTAAGGATCTTATGGCTATAGTTGACAGGGGAGGGAATTTAGACGATGCATTAGAGCAGCTTTTTAATTTCTATACAGAGTATTATCAAAAACAAGGTGTGTTTTTAGAATTACTTTCCCAAGGGAAAATTGTATATAGCAATTTGCCAGAACGTTCAAGCGAATTAACATCTTATTCTATTGAGTCTGGTATTAGAAAGGCCGCTTTTCATCATATAGATGATCGTGTTTACTTTAAGATCGTTGGAGAGTTGCCGGGAACAGATAATAGATTTAGCATCCAGTATCTTCATGATATCTCTGATAACTTAAAAACATGGCAGAAAACACAGCGTATTTTATTGCTAGTTGGCATCATATTTACTATTATTTTAGCGGCCAGCCTTCAATTGATTCTCAGTCGTGTTTTTGAACCACTAGATATGGTATCTACGGCATCAAGAAAAATTGCTAATGGACAATATGATGATCGTATTATCGTGTCTGGTCGTAATGAACTTGCTGAAATGGCGGGGAGTTTCAATAACATGGCAGAGGAAATTCAACGTCGTATTACCCAATTAGCAGAGGCGTCTGAGCAGAAACAGCAATTTGTAGATAACTTAGCTCATGAGATACGTACCCCTCTTACTTCTGTTTATGGATTTGCTGAATATATCCAGAAGGCCACCATTAGCGATGAAGAAAAAATATTTGCAGCCAGTTATATTATGTCTGAGAGCCAATACATGCTCAATATATCAAACCGACTTTTAGAGTTAGCCACATTAAGAAATCAGTTAATTAAAATGAAAGTAGTCGATGTAAACAGTCTATTTGAACACTCACAGAAATCCCTTGCAGCAAAATTGGCGGAAAATCAAATATCACTTAAATGGAAGATTGATATTGATTCTCTCTATGGGGATAAGGATTTACTACAGAGTTTGCTCGTCAATTTTACTGATAATGCAATAAAAGCCTGTAATCCTGGAGGGGTTATTGTATGGAATGCCTACATTGAAAATGGCTGTAGAGTTTTATCTGTTCAGGATAATGGTTGGGGTATTCCACAAAATGAAATCAATAAATTAACAGAACCGTTTTATCGGGTGGATAAATCACGCAATCGGGCAAAAGGTGGTGTAGGACTTGGGCTTTCTATCTGTGAACAAATAGCTCATTGTCATAATGCTGTACTTTCAATTGAATCATTGCCCAAGGTTGGTACCACAGTAAAATTAACTTTTACAAGTTCATAA
- a CDS encoding IS3 family transposase, giving the protein MEPVKNEGRQAPGYSVRQDGTKISDEQIKEWLMEALSGDGYAYGYRKLTVLLRRDHGLVINKKKVYCLCKELDILRPQRRKKATYPRKLARNRVITDSNQLFETDIRYGYIAGEDCFFFIQSCMDVYDRSIVAYHIGLRCEAKDVVRTLQQALF; this is encoded by the coding sequence GTGGAGCCAGTGAAAAATGAGGGGCGACAAGCACCGGGCTATTCCGTCCGACAGGACGGAACCAAAATTTCAGATGAACAGATCAAGGAATGGCTCATGGAAGCTTTATCCGGTGATGGATATGCCTACGGATACCGAAAGCTTACCGTGCTTTTGCGCCGCGATCATGGGCTTGTGATCAATAAGAAAAAAGTATATTGCCTATGTAAAGAGCTCGATATTTTACGACCGCAGCGGAGAAAGAAAGCGACTTATCCGCGAAAATTGGCACGAAATCGAGTGATTACCGATTCCAATCAACTCTTTGAAACGGACATTAGATATGGTTATATTGCCGGAGAAGATTGTTTTTTCTTCATCCAGTCTTGTATGGACGTGTATGACCGCTCCATCGTAGCGTATCATATTGGGCTTAGATGTGAAGCAAAAGATGTGGTTCGAACGCTTCAACAAGCTTTATTC
- a CDS encoding transposase has product MLGDIRSHESYLKFIVEEFDNHSISKAFLKDFYLELIIWCSLMDLTDTADLLKHRYSSNPRGRKPRNPCDMLRSLLLMHYQDVTSVDQWAFNLKTNRVLAILSGFSPGNVPSVGTFYDFFNRLWLGSTPHLSNRKKRKLKKPRKKGKKNQKLEPKNPKIVEKLVCRALKNKNVRYSPKTHDQLQILFQSLFVNKSASAGLLGDTWSLSILADGTPVETGGRPYGKFLCDCRKKGNWKCNCNRQFSDPDADWGWDSSREKTKSFYGSCFRQSL; this is encoded by the coding sequence ATGCTTGGCGACATTCGATCACACGAATCATATCTGAAATTTATCGTTGAAGAATTTGACAATCACTCTATTAGTAAAGCCTTTTTAAAAGATTTCTACCTTGAACTTATTATCTGGTGTTCTTTAATGGACCTAACTGACACAGCGGATCTGCTTAAACATCGTTACTCCTCTAACCCTAGAGGAAGAAAGCCACGGAATCCTTGTGATATGCTTCGAAGCTTGCTTCTCATGCACTATCAAGATGTAACCAGTGTCGATCAATGGGCTTTTAATCTGAAAACGAACCGTGTCCTTGCGATTCTTAGCGGTTTTTCACCGGGCAATGTGCCTAGTGTAGGAACTTTTTATGATTTTTTTAACCGGCTTTGGCTTGGTTCTACTCCGCATCTTTCTAACCGTAAGAAGAGGAAATTGAAAAAGCCCAGAAAAAAAGGAAAAAAGAATCAAAAGCTTGAACCCAAGAATCCAAAAATTGTTGAAAAACTGGTTTGCCGTGCTTTAAAGAATAAGAATGTTCGTTATTCACCAAAGACGCATGATCAACTTCAAATTCTGTTCCAATCACTATTTGTAAATAAATCTGCATCAGCCGGGTTATTAGGAGACACTTGGTCGCTCAGTATTCTAGCTGACGGAACCCCTGTTGAAACCGGTGGTCGGCCGTACGGAAAATTCCTTTGCGACTGCCGAAAGAAAGGGAATTGGAAGTGCAATTGTAATCGCCAATTCTCGGACCCTGATGCCGATTGGGGTTGGGACAGCTCAAGAGAAAAGACGAAATCTTTTTATGGTAGCTGCTTCAGACAGTCCCTATAA
- a CDS encoding imm68 putative immunity domain-containing protein, producing the protein MYIERWWGEYIGGTDDTYTLIDYFVSREFELDIPAEINVKNILRDFQLTNAWEIKDLRQTKDIYFINDNGHRHDIGCAINLLMDVTAIILECQKNGKVHLTDLDGGIMDKDAVISLKAEKEELALLKKMLGDFIHHPLSYDLAELCPEDDMSEIAKQCKEIMTELNM; encoded by the coding sequence ATGTATATTGAGCGATGGTGGGGAGAATATATTGGCGGAACCGATGATACATACACTTTAATCGACTATTTCGTTAGCAGAGAATTTGAGTTGGATATTCCAGCAGAAATAAACGTTAAAAATATTTTGCGAGACTTTCAGCTGACTAATGCTTGGGAAATAAAAGACTTACGCCAAACGAAAGACATTTACTTTATTAACGATAACGGGCATCGTCACGATATAGGCTGTGCGATCAATTTGTTGATGGATGTTACAGCTATTATTCTGGAGTGTCAAAAAAACGGTAAGGTTCATCTTACGGATTTGGATGGCGGCATCATGGACAAAGATGCTGTCATTTCTTTAAAAGCGGAAAAAGAAGAACTGGCTCTGCTAAAGAAAATGTTGGGAGATTTTATTCATCACCCTTTAAGTTATGATTTGGCGGAGCTTTGCCCGGAAGATGATATGAGCGAAATTGCAAAGCAATGCAAGGAGATTATGACAGAACTGAACATGTAA